The Parus major isolate Abel chromosome 5, Parus_major1.1, whole genome shotgun sequence genome contains a region encoding:
- the PLEKHD1 gene encoding pleckstrin homology domain-containing family D member 1 produces the protein MFASKSSSVSPSPSMEQADSDALDISTKVQLYGVLWKRPFGRQSAKWSRRFFIIKESFLLYYAESEKKSFESNKYFNIHPKGVIPLGGCIVEPKEEANMPYAIKISHEDFHGNIVLAAESEFEQAQWLEMLQESGKVTWKNAQLGEAMIESLEAQGLQLAKEKQEYLDKLMEETEELCLQREQKEELERLNQILEAEKQRFEEVVRELRLEQEEIRRELELTARSLKGVEEEKKELRSLTQSLQNTLEELSLEKQQMLEMLEENESQIPPSTSPSKEQSPIWGLHCSLRQIEEKMQQLLQEKLLAEKRMKENEERSRALEEEREFYSSQSQALQNSLSELTAEKQQAERDLKAEVKVRMDLEKRLREAEEALQSLEQGLNSLNCNKEKEKKMKADVSNLRKFFEECIRNAELEAKMPVIMKNSVYIHKAATRRIKSCRFRCRRTSASWNDMKQSQSFIFSHAEAENIEELKEAAKRLSRDQRFRKTIYQIMRSQKDSAAGDKK, from the exons GTTCTTCATCATTAAGGAAAGCTTCCTGCTGTACTATGCTGAGAGTGAGAAGAAGAGTTTTGAAAGCAATAAATACTTCAATATCCATCCCAAG GGTGTTATACCCCTGGGAGGCTGCATTGTGGAGCCCAAGGAAGAGGCCAACATGCCTTACGCCATAAAGATCTCTCATGAAGACTTCCAT GGTAACATTGTTCTAGCAGCCGAATCAGAGTTTGAGCAGGCTCAGTGGCTGGAGATGCTACAGGAGTCTGGAAAAGT GACCTGGAAGAATGCCCAGCTAGGAGAAGCCATGATCGAGAGCCTGGAAGCTCAAGGACTACAGCTGGCCAAGGAGAAGCAGGAATATTTAG ATAAACTAatggaagaaacagaagagctATGTCTGCAGAGGGAGCAAAAAGAG GAACTTGAGCGTCTGAACCAGATCCTGGAAGCAGAGAAGCAGCGTTTTGAAGAGGTGGTGCGGGAGCTgcggctggagcaggaggagatcAGACG GGAGCTGGAGCTCACAGCCCGCTCCCTTAAAGGagtggaggaagaaaagaaagagttgCGAAGCCTGACACAGTCCTTACAGAACACCCTAGAG GAGCTCTCcctggaaaaacaacaaatgctggagatgctggaagaaaatgagagcCAGATCCCACCTTCAACCAGCCCCAGCAAAGAGCAAAGCCCCATCTGGGGTCTGCACTGCAGCCTGCGACAGATTGAAGAGAAGATGCAGCAACTTCTGCAGGAGAAACTCTTGGCAGAGAAAAG GatgaaggagaatgaggagcGGTCTCGAGCACTGGAGGAGGAGCGGGAGTTTTACTCTTCCCAGTCGCAAGCGCTGCAGAACTCGCTCTCGGAGCTgactgcagagaaacagcaggcagagagagacCTCAAG gctGAAGTGAAGGTTCGCATGGATCTGGAGAAGAGACTGAGAGAAGCTGAGGAAGCATTGCAGAGCTTGGAGCAAGGCTTAAATTCTCTGAATTGCaacaaggagaaagagaagaagatgAAAGCAGATGTCAGTAACTTGAGAA AGTTCTTTGAAGAGTGCATCCGCAACGCTGAGCTGGAGGCCAAGATGCCTGTGATCATGAAGAACTCTGTGTACATCCACAAGGCTGCCACTCGCCGCATAAAGAGCTGCCGCTTCCGCTGCCGGAGAACCAGCGCTTCATGGAACGACA TGAAACAGTCGCAGTCCTTCATCTTCTCGCATGCAGAAGCTGAAAACATTGAGGAGCTGAAAGAAGCAGCCAAAAGACTGAGCCGGGACCAGCGCTTTAGGAAAACCATCTATCAAATCATGAGGTCACAAAAGGATTCTGCTGCAGGGGACAAAAAGTGA